A window from Solanum stenotomum isolate F172 chromosome 7, ASM1918654v1, whole genome shotgun sequence encodes these proteins:
- the LOC125871756 gene encoding WD repeat-containing protein GTS1, with protein sequence MDGAEGMEIEGQSQVLPISNNSKRFGIRNSIQTNFADDYVFQIVPKNDWTSMAVSLSTNAIKLYSLATAQYIGECNGHSSTINQISFSDPSSPHVLHSCSSDGTLRAWDTRSFQQVFSVNAGPSQEIFSFSFGGASHNLLAAGCSSQILFWDWRTKCQVACLEESHTEDVTQVHFIPGYDDRLISASVDGLMCLFDTGGDINDDDQMVSVLNVGTSIGKVGFLGEKNQKLWCLTHIETLSVWDWKDERTEASFEDARSLASKSWMADNVDYFVDCHYSVEEDRFWVIGGTNGGSLGYFPVTYKETRAIGPPEAVLCGGHEGIIRSVLSGVPGQTMDNHGIFGWTGGEDGRLCCWLSDGSSTSQSWISTLALKSDKTRRKGRHSPY encoded by the exons atggatGGCGCAGAAGGGATGGAGATAGAAGGACAATCGCAGGTGCTACCAATATCCAACAATTCTAAGCGATTTGGAATCAGAAACTCTATTCAGACTAACTTCGCCGACGATTACGTTTTCCAAATTGTTCCCAA GAATGATTGGACATCAATGGCGGTATCACTCTCAACTAATGCGATTAAGTTATACTCTTTAGCTACTGCACAGTACATTGGGGAATGTAATGGTCATTCTTCGACGATTAATCAAATTTCCTTTTCGGATCCTTCATCGCCACATGTGCTGCATTCTTGTTCTTCTGATGGAACTCTCAGAGCTTGGGATACCAGGTCTTTTCAGCAG GTGTTTTCCGTAAATGCTGGCCCTTCTCAAGAGATATTTAGTTTCTCCTTTGGTGGAGCTAGTCATAATCTGCTTGCTGCCGGGTGTAGTTCTCAG ATACTCTTTTGGGATTGGAGGACCAAGTGTCAGGTTGCGTGCTTGGAGGAATCTCATACGGAAGATGTTACTCAG GTGCACTTTATTCCAGGCTATGATGATAGACTCATTTCCGCATCGGTTGATGGATTGATGTGTCTATTTGATACTGGTGGAGATATCAACGATGATGATCAAATGGTATCG GTACTCAATGTGGGAACCTCTATTGGAAAAGTGGGATTTCTTGGGGAGAAGAATCAGAAGCTTTGGTGTTTGACACACATTGAAACTTTAAG TGTCTGGGACTGGAAAGATGAAAGAACTGAGGCGAGTTTTGAGGATGCTAGATCCTTGGCCTCAAAGAGCTGGATGGCGGACAAT GTTGACTATTTTGTTGATTGCCACTATTCAGTGGAGGAAGACCGTTTCTGGGTAATTGGTGGGACGAATGGTGGTTCCTTGGGCTATTTCCCTGTAACTTATAAAGAGACACGAGCCATTGGTCCTCCAGAAGCAGTTTTATGCGGTGGACATGAAGGCATCATTAGGAGTGTCTTGTCTGGCGTACCAGGTCAGACCATGGATAACCACGGTATCTTTGGATGGACTGGTGGTGAAGATGGTCGTCTTTGTTGCTGGTTGTCTGATGGTTCTTCTACAAGCCAATCATGGATCTCTACTCTTGCTCTGAAATCAGACAAGACTCGCAGAAAAGGCAGACATTCTCCGTATTAA